In the Anastrepha obliqua isolate idAnaObli1 chromosome 1, idAnaObli1_1.0, whole genome shotgun sequence genome, one interval contains:
- the LOC129235855 gene encoding uncharacterized protein LOC129235855: MSLVFSGENLEPDGPGSSEVFFTPDKKAYTEDNILIYNILVYNIPRRLKDADISRYFSKFGMISEVRLVYDKKRSRRSSPTVGFVNFVEPESAYRVLQKFNHRIRGSRVGVKAGSSLNQPDAEKAYSQEKCGTQQKKAKTPNVATKLGLNMLSLNDDCLEIICGLLGLRDQVRFARVCNRFQVIFQMLSRRAYKRFEFRKTIGMTLWEIWDFFRFAGKNIEEVAGEVPYVNRERIITFIRTCCVNLKRITLFDSEMESDCLKKLLRSFPLLRELHLHTCDVDDLSIQYLQYLTQLESLTLSVNSAITGKFMNSLVQLKVLNLYGCRNIQTSNMVEICRSMPNLKSLDIRRCKRLSPIFFDTLAEHCQQLEILKMSCPDFPYEHITLLPRLKHIELLLRTSVLVSPTQIFFKLVENKSQQLETLKIYGANSINPQEISSISKLEKLKSLYCTNNQAIDDDALRKLCQLEQLEELVIKNSGNITNEALIKLLRSCKHLRHLNIQFCKKITCEFVLEAINILKDRKGRSQLPFVLFVYGTSIDKYGISEFQKYTEAEKESLIKIVFEILTVDIRIPSNDIYDLWDSDDWYLLYSYR, translated from the exons ATGTCGTTGGTGTTCtctggtgaaaatttggaacCTGATGGCCCTGGAAGCAGCGAGGTGTTTTTTACGCCAGATAAAAAGGCGTACACAGAGGACAACATATTGATTTACAATATTCTCGTATACAACATTCCAAGAAGG TTGAAGGACGCCGATATAAGTcgttatttttctaagtttgGTATGATTTCGGAAGTACGCCTAGTGTATGATAAAAAGAGATCTCGTCGTTCTTCGCCGACAGTAGGATTTGTGAACTTTGTCGAACCAGAAAGTGCTTACAG AGTATTGCAGAAATTTAATCACCGTATAAGAGGTTCACGTGTTGGGGTCAAAGCTGGCAGTAGTTTGAATCAGCCTGATGCCGAAAAGGCATATAGCCAAGAGAAATGTGGAACCCAACAAAAGAAAGCTAAAACTCCGAACGTTGCTACGAAACTTGGGCTGAATATGCTATCGCTAAATGATGATTGCTTAGAGATTATATGTGGCCTATTAGGGCTACGAGATCAAGTACGTTTTGCGCGAGTATGCAATCGTTTTCAAGTAATATTCCAAATGTTATCCAGACGCGCATATAAAAGGTTCGAATTTCGTAAAACCATAGGGATGACATTATGGGAGATATGGGACTTCTTTCGTTTTGCTggcaaaaatattgaagaagtGGCTGGCGAAGTACCATATGTGAATCGTGAACGCATCATTACATTTATTAGAACGTGCTGCGTCAACTTAAAACGAATCACATTGTTCGATAGTGAAATGGAGTCCGATTGCCTGAAGAAATTACTTCGCAGTTTTCCTCTATTACGGGAGTTACATTTGCATACTTGCGATGTAGATGACCTCTCAATACAATATCTGCAATATTTGACTCAATTAGAGAGCCTGACTCTCTCCGTTAATTCTGCGATAACAG GCAAATTTATGAACTCGCTGGTACAGCTGAAGGTTCTAAATTTGTATGGTTGTAGAAATATTCAAACTTCCAATATGGTTGAAATATGCCGTTCCATGCCGAACTTAAAATCGCTTGACATACGTCGTTGTAAACGGCTATCGCCAATCTTTTTCGACACCTTGGCAGAACATTGTCAGCAactcgaaatattgaaaatgtctTGCCCAGATTTTCCATATGAGCATATAACATTATTACCTCGACTGAAACACATTGAATTGTTACTCCGCACTTCTGTTTTGGTATCACCTACacagatttttttcaaattggtcGAAAATAAGTCGCAGCAACTAGAAACCTTAAAAATCTATGGCGCAAATTCAATCAATCCTCAAGAAATAAGTTCCATatcaaaattggaaaaactgaAATCATTATATTGCACAAATAATCAAGCAATCGACGATGACGCGCTTCGAAAACTTTGCCAATTAGAGCAACTTGAAGAGCTGGTTATCAAAAACAGTGGCAATATAACAAATGAAGCTCTGATAAAACTGTTGCGAAGTTGCAAGCATCTGCGTCacttaaatatacaattttgcaaaaaaattacttgtgAATTCGTCTTAGAagccataaatatattaaaagatcGTAAAGGAAGATCTCAACTTCCATTCGTCCTTTTTGTATACGGAACATCTATAGATAAATATGGAATTTCAGAG TTTCAGAAATACACGGAGGCTGAGAAAGAGTCACTTATCAAAATAGTGTTCGAAATATTAACTGTTGATATAAGAATTCCTAGCAACGATATTTACGACTTGTGGGATAGCGATGATTGGTACTTGTTGTATTCTTACCGATGA